The following are from one region of the Stigmatella ashevillena genome:
- a CDS encoding GH92 family glycosyl hydrolase — protein sequence MLIRTLCFTRLFAIAAVLTLGCGSSSEPDNDAGPDTDAGADAGPDTDAGPDTDAGPDTDAGTDAGPDTDAGPDTDAGPDTDAGPGTDAGPDIPHDFYSSFEAADPQPTWTSTVETDANGQKKSSGVTGETDTRILGNIMDQVTAVTASGENPPDEIALRIADGELTSKWLVFTSTGWVQFKLATPIAVKRYAISSANDAPERDPAAWTLEGSQDGTNWTAIDTRSNESFAMRYETHTYEFANTTAYLHYRLNVTANHSGNILQIAELQLSNGDDTPRPVTDMKSIVGNGPGASWNAKLGAGFTGTRAFRFAGAVTANSRGYSYNKIFDVDIRVTPTTELSYLIFVDEATNNLAYPSTYAALDLAFDDGTYLSDLNAIDQHHAVLSPAGQGASRTLYSNDWNYKASRIGEVAAGKTIKRILVGYDQPQGPVSAFGGWIDDVRITAQPARTAPSHLSDHVTTLRGTLSSGGFSRGNNFPATAVPHGFNFWTPVTNAGSTSWIYEYHRRNDANNHPVLQALSLSHQPSPWMGDRQSFQIMPSAAQGTPNAGRSERALPFQHENEIARPYYYGVKFNGGIQAEFTPTDHAAIFRFTFPGNDASLIFDNVNNNGGLSLDASARTLTGYSDARSGLSTGASRIFIYATFDKPVAASGMLPGGGGANVTGYFRFTVPAADRTVTMRIATSLLSVDQAKKNLALEISDTDSFDSVKARAQALWDQKLGIIEVQGANEDQLTTLYSNLYRLFLYPNSGFENTGTADAPVYAHASPVAAPTGTSTPTQTGAKIVSGKIYVNNGFWDTYRVTWPAYALFTPTQAGELIDGFVQQYKEGGWVARWSSPGYADLMTGTSSDVSFADAYVKGVRNFDAEAAYDAALRNATVRPASSGVGRKGLESSIFLGYTPNSTGAGLSWAMAGYLNDFGIANMASALSTDVSNPRHQEYVESAEYFLDRSQHYVNLFDPSIQFFQGKTESGAFATPANLYDPRIWGYDYTETNGWNMAFDAPYDGLGLANLYGGRPQLATKLDAFFATPETANFGGSYGGVIHEMREARDVRMGQLGLSNQPSFHIPYMYAHAGQPSKTQEKVRDALARLWIGSNIGQGYLGDEDNGAMSAWQLFSALGIYPLEVGGVNYVIGSPLFTRAILHLENGKTLTINAPNNSPKNVYVQALKVNGQAYTKTYLPHALLAAGATLDFDMGPSPSAWGTSDADAPPSITTGGSVPRPLRDIATGGEATSSDGTNPSALFDNTSATSVVFTAADPTLLYHFTSGAQTVTFYTLTSSNTATDPTGWTLSGSNDGVTFTPLDQRSAQTFRWRSQTRAFRVANPGAYTHYRLALTGAAGTSLAEVELLAKP from the coding sequence ATGCTCATACGCACACTGTGCTTCACTCGCTTGTTCGCGATCGCGGCTGTCTTGACTCTCGGATGTGGCTCTTCGTCCGAACCCGATAACGACGCGGGCCCGGACACCGATGCAGGCGCTGACGCAGGCCCAGACACCGATGCAGGGCCTGACACCGACGCGGGTCCAGATACCGATGCAGGCACTGACGCAGGCCCAGACACCGATGCAGGGCCTGACACCGATGCAGGGCCTGACACCGACGCAGGGCCTGGCACCGACGCGGGGCCGGACATTCCCCATGACTTCTACTCGTCGTTCGAAGCCGCGGATCCGCAACCCACGTGGACCTCCACGGTCGAAACCGACGCGAACGGACAAAAGAAGTCCTCCGGAGTCACCGGAGAGACGGACACGCGGATCCTCGGCAACATCATGGATCAGGTCACCGCAGTGACCGCCAGTGGCGAAAACCCTCCCGACGAGATCGCCCTCCGCATCGCCGATGGGGAGCTGACCTCCAAGTGGCTGGTGTTCACGAGCACGGGCTGGGTGCAGTTCAAGCTCGCGACCCCCATCGCCGTGAAGCGCTATGCCATCTCCTCCGCCAACGACGCGCCCGAGCGCGACCCCGCCGCGTGGACCCTCGAAGGCTCGCAGGATGGAACGAACTGGACCGCGATCGACACTCGCAGCAACGAGTCGTTCGCCATGCGCTACGAAACCCACACCTACGAGTTTGCCAACACCACCGCCTATCTCCATTACCGGCTCAACGTCACCGCCAACCACAGCGGCAACATCCTGCAAATCGCCGAGCTCCAACTCTCCAATGGCGACGACACGCCGCGTCCGGTGACCGACATGAAGAGCATCGTCGGCAACGGCCCCGGCGCCTCGTGGAACGCCAAGCTCGGCGCCGGGTTCACCGGCACGCGCGCGTTCCGCTTCGCGGGCGCGGTCACGGCAAACAGCCGCGGTTACTCCTACAACAAGATCTTCGACGTCGACATCCGGGTCACTCCGACGACGGAGCTGTCGTATCTGATCTTCGTGGACGAGGCGACGAACAACCTGGCCTACCCGAGCACCTACGCGGCGCTCGATCTCGCCTTTGACGATGGCACCTACCTGAGCGACCTGAACGCCATCGACCAGCACCACGCCGTGCTGAGCCCGGCGGGACAGGGGGCGTCTCGCACGCTCTACTCCAATGATTGGAACTACAAAGCCTCACGCATTGGTGAGGTGGCTGCCGGTAAGACGATCAAGCGCATCCTGGTGGGCTACGACCAACCGCAAGGACCGGTTTCGGCCTTCGGCGGATGGATTGACGACGTGCGGATCACCGCCCAGCCAGCTCGCACGGCGCCCAGTCACCTGTCGGATCACGTGACCACCCTGCGTGGCACCCTCTCCAGCGGCGGCTTCTCCCGGGGCAACAACTTCCCCGCGACGGCCGTCCCGCACGGTTTCAACTTCTGGACCCCGGTGACCAATGCAGGCTCGACGAGCTGGATTTACGAGTACCACCGCCGCAATGACGCGAACAACCACCCGGTGCTCCAGGCGCTCTCCCTGAGCCACCAGCCGAGCCCGTGGATGGGAGACCGGCAGAGCTTCCAGATCATGCCTTCGGCGGCCCAAGGCACGCCGAACGCCGGCCGCAGCGAGCGCGCCCTCCCCTTCCAGCACGAGAACGAGATCGCCCGGCCCTACTACTACGGCGTGAAGTTCAACGGCGGCATCCAGGCCGAATTCACCCCCACCGACCACGCTGCGATCTTCCGCTTCACGTTCCCCGGTAACGACGCGAGCCTCATCTTCGATAACGTCAACAACAACGGTGGGCTCTCCCTTGACGCCTCTGCGCGCACGCTCACGGGCTACTCCGATGCCCGCAGCGGGCTCTCGACGGGCGCCTCGCGGATTTTCATCTACGCCACGTTCGACAAGCCGGTGGCCGCAAGCGGCATGCTCCCTGGCGGCGGCGGCGCGAACGTGACTGGCTACTTCCGCTTCACCGTCCCGGCGGCCGACCGCACCGTGACCATGCGCATCGCCACCTCACTCCTCAGCGTCGATCAGGCCAAGAAGAACCTCGCGCTGGAGATCTCCGACACCGACAGCTTCGACAGCGTGAAAGCACGCGCACAAGCGCTCTGGGATCAGAAGCTCGGCATCATCGAGGTCCAAGGTGCCAATGAGGACCAGCTCACCACGCTCTATTCCAACCTGTACCGGCTGTTCCTGTATCCGAACTCGGGCTTCGAGAACACCGGCACGGCGGACGCTCCCGTCTACGCGCACGCGAGTCCGGTGGCGGCACCCACCGGCACCAGCACGCCCACGCAGACCGGGGCCAAGATCGTGAGCGGGAAGATCTACGTGAACAACGGCTTCTGGGACACCTACCGGGTAACCTGGCCCGCCTATGCGCTGTTCACGCCGACCCAGGCAGGCGAGCTGATTGACGGCTTCGTGCAGCAATACAAGGAAGGCGGCTGGGTCGCGCGCTGGTCCTCGCCCGGCTACGCCGATCTCATGACGGGCACGAGCTCCGACGTCTCCTTCGCCGACGCTTATGTGAAGGGCGTCCGGAACTTCGACGCCGAGGCGGCCTACGACGCGGCCCTGCGAAACGCGACGGTCCGGCCGGCCAGCAGCGGCGTCGGGCGCAAGGGGCTCGAGTCATCGATCTTTCTCGGCTACACCCCGAACTCGACCGGCGCCGGTCTGTCGTGGGCGATGGCCGGCTACCTGAACGACTTCGGCATCGCGAACATGGCGAGCGCGCTCTCCACGGACGTGAGCAATCCGCGCCACCAAGAGTACGTCGAGAGCGCGGAGTACTTCCTTGATCGCTCGCAGCATTACGTGAACCTGTTCGACCCGTCGATCCAGTTCTTCCAGGGCAAGACGGAGAGTGGCGCGTTCGCGACGCCGGCAAACCTCTATGATCCGCGCATCTGGGGTTACGACTACACCGAGACCAATGGCTGGAACATGGCCTTCGACGCGCCGTACGACGGCCTCGGCCTCGCCAACCTGTACGGCGGCAGGCCCCAGCTTGCCACGAAGCTCGACGCGTTCTTCGCCACACCGGAGACCGCGAACTTCGGAGGCTCCTACGGCGGCGTGATTCACGAGATGCGCGAGGCGCGCGACGTGCGCATGGGCCAGCTCGGCCTGAGCAACCAGCCCTCGTTCCACATCCCGTACATGTACGCCCACGCCGGGCAGCCGTCGAAGACCCAGGAGAAGGTCCGCGACGCACTCGCGCGGCTCTGGATCGGGAGCAACATCGGCCAGGGCTACCTCGGCGATGAGGACAACGGAGCGATGTCGGCGTGGCAGCTCTTCAGCGCGCTCGGCATCTACCCACTCGAGGTGGGCGGCGTGAACTACGTCATCGGCTCACCGCTCTTCACCCGGGCCATCCTTCACCTCGAAAACGGCAAAACCCTCACGATCAACGCGCCGAACAACAGCCCGAAGAACGTCTACGTGCAGGCGCTGAAGGTCAACGGTCAGGCATATACGAAGACCTACTTGCCGCACGCGCTGCTCGCCGCCGGCGCCACGCTCGACTTCGACATGGGCCCTTCCCCCTCCGCGTGGGGCACCAGCGACGCGGATGCACCGCCGTCGATCACCACCGGTGGCAGCGTCCCTCGGCCGCTGCGCGACATCGCGACGGGTGGCGAGGCCACGTCGAGCGACGGAACGAACCCAAGCGCGCTCTTCGACAATACCTCGGCCACGAGCGTGGTCTTCACCGCGGCGGATCCCACGCTGCTGTACCACTTCACATCGGGCGCGCAGACGGTCACCTTCTACACGCTGACGTCGAGCAACACCGCGACCGACCCCACCGGATGGACGCTGAGCGGCTCGAATGACGGCGTGACCTTCACTCCCCTCGATCAGCGCAGCGCGCAGACCTTCCGCTGGCGCTCGCAGACGCGCGCCTTCCGGGTCGCAAACCCTGGCGCGTACACGCACTACCGCCTCGCGCTGACGGGAGCGGCGGGCACGTCGCTCGCCGAGGTCGAGCTCCTCGCCAAGCCGTAG